One segment of Erigeron canadensis isolate Cc75 chromosome 2, C_canadensis_v1, whole genome shotgun sequence DNA contains the following:
- the LOC122589844 gene encoding probable WRKY transcription factor protein 1 has protein sequence MDSSNSGSFQSSSGGAATGAADAEEYDSRTQSISSFLNPTTSNFNNLNHLLQPPPPPLHSDSTSFFNPNPFHDPGSLWTGPLQPANRSNLTNFNTTTNYANINNPNNNNNNNNTNTNSNTNMGHGSDLSNHSNNTRNHQMGVNIKNPKKRTRASRRAPTTVLTTDTTNFRQMVQEFTGIPAAPFTTGGPFSRRLDLFRPSPQKLQPQSILPPYSSNNNISTTGATSSSNYNLPPSNIHDQFQKQPSSLMDLQNNNPVVSFQSLLQTTLPHQQQSNHDLSGFSKRWRGQDEKMEGFEGVIGNNQNIGVGKLNSGLENHVVVSSSDQVQGNDHQASWICPSS, from the coding sequence ATGGATTCTAGCAATAGTGGTAGCTTTCAATCATCAAGCGGCGGCGCCGCTACTGGGGCCGCCGATGCTGAAGAATATGATTCTAGAACACAATCCATTTCTTCTTTCTTAAACCCTACTACTTCCAATTTTAACAACCTTAACCACCTtcttcaaccaccaccaccaccacttcatTCGGATTCCACCTCCTTCTTTAACCCGAACCCGTTTCATGATCCAGGTTCTCTTTGGACCGGACCCCTCCAACCCGCCAACCGGTCTAACCTCACAAACTTCAATACTACTACTAATTACGCTAATATTAacaaccctaataataataataataataataatacaaacacaAATTCAAATACAAATATGGGTCATGGGTCGGATCTTAGTAACCATAGTAATAATACCCGGAATCATCAAATGGGTGTCAATATAAAGAATCCGAAAAAACGTACACGTGCTTCCCGGCGAGCACCAACCACCGTGCTTACAACCGACACTACAAACTTCCGGCAAATGGTTCAAGAATTCACCGGAATACCCGCCGCACCGTTTACTACCGGCGGTCCTTTTTCACGCCGTCTTGATCTTTTCCGGCCATCACCACAAAAACTTCAGCCACAGTCAATATTACCACCATAttctagtaataataatatttctaCTACTGGTGCTACTAGTTCTAGTAATTACAACTTACCCCCTTCTAATATTCATGATCAGTTTCAAAAACAGCCTTCATCTTTGATGGATTTACAAAATAATAACCCCGTGGTTTCTTTCCAATCTCTTTTGCAAACAACACTTCCTCATCAGCAGCAGTCAAATCATGATTTAAGTGGGTTTTCAAAAAGATGGAGAGGTCAAGATGAAAAGATGGAGGGTTTTGAAGGGGTGATTGGTAATAATCAAAACATTGGGGTTGGAAAGTTAAATTCTGGTTTAGAAAATCATGTTGTGGTTTCATCAAGTGATCAAGTTCAAGGTAATGATCATCAAGCTTCATGGATTTGCCCTTCTAGttaa